A region of the Oceaniferula marina genome:
AACGTTACCCTCAATTTTAGAGTCATATGCGGCATGCGCCAAAGTCGTCTGAGCGGACTCCAGCGAATCCGAGGCTGAAGAGGGTGTGCCTGAGGTGTTGTCGGAGGAAATAACCATATCGGGAACCGGATACTCTCCGGTGCGCGCAATCTAGCCAGACTCCAGCCCATCACAAGTCATTTTTGCACGGAACTCTCTAATTTTCTATGTGCCATAACAATGTGAAGCCCCTGTAAAACACTGCATTTTTTTGAATTTTACGCTTACTCCCGAGCCAGAAGCAGTCTATAAGCCAGTCACTACACCTATGGAAAAGTTAAATATTGCGCATCATAAGCAATGGGGGAGGCAATTGACGAGCTTGGGAATGGCCTGTGCCATGGGCCTGGTCGTGCCTACTTATACCCCAATCGCCAAGGCTCAGGAGTCCTTGGTCCAAAAAGAATTGCAGCGCCGGGTCAACAATACCCGCAAAGCCCAGGAGCTTCTCCATCAAGGTGATACTGCCTACAACAGCAAAGACTACGCCAAGGCGGTGCAACACTACTCGCAGGCATTCGCTCTACTGCCCATTGGGTCGATCACCCAGGAAATCCACGCAGCCGCGGCAGATCGATACGCAACGGCAGCCACTGAGCGCAGCCGGGCACTTGCCAAGGGCGGCGACTACGAGAGCGCCAAGCAATTACTCGATCAGGTTCTCGCCCCCACCGTGGCCCCAGCCCACCTCGGAGCCATCAAATTACGCAAACAGATCGACGACCCGATCCGTTACAACCACACCCTGACGCCGGAACACGTTCAGGATGTTCAAAAAGTAGGTCTCTCGCTCAGGGAAGCCGAAGGTTACTACAACCTTGGCCAGTATGACCGGGCCTTGGCCATGTACCGCAATGTCTTGCGTATCGACCCCTTTAACAAAGCAGCCAGACGCGGCATGGAAAAAGTGGAAGCCACGAAATCCGATTACTATCGCGCGGCTTACGACCACACCCGCTCCGTCATGCTCGGCGAAGTGGATGCCAACTGGGAGCTTCCTGTTCCTGCTGAAGTCATCATCCCGAGCGCCCTGGGCCTTGATGCCGATCCCGCTGGCAGAGTCGGCATCAGCTTACGCGAAAAACTGGCAGGCATCACGGTGGAAGTCATTGATCTGGATAATGCATCCATCGACGAGGCTCTGGATTTTGTCCGCGTGCAAAGCCGACTCGGCGATGCCCCATCAATTACCGGAGAAAAAACCGGCATCAACATTGTCCTGAACCTCGGGGAAGATGGCTCGGAAACAGCCAAAATGGTCCGATCCAGCCGGGTCGATCTCAAAGCTAGGGCTCTTCCACTATCCAAAGTTCTCGACTACATCACCGACCAAACGCACACCCAGTGGCGCAGCGACGGTGCAGCCATCCTCATTACCCCCCTCGGTAGCACCGATGAGGCCTTGGTCTCCAGAACCTTCCGGGTGCCCCCAAATTTCCTCACATCAGCCAGCACAAAACAAGAGGAAGACTCCACAAGCATCTTCGATAGTGAACCAAGCAGCTCAAGCGGACTTACCCCGAAAAATGTCAACATCGTAGAATTCCTTCAGAAGAGCGGCATCAGCTTCCCCGACGGAGCCAGCGCCAACTACAGCGCAAGCAGCAACAGCCTGGTTGTGCGCAATACGCCGTCGAATCTCGACATCGTGGATCAACTCGTCTCCAACCTGACCGATGAAGAACCCGTTCAGGTCATCGTGCGCACCACCATCATGCGTATTTCGGAGAAACAACTCAAAGCCTTGAATTTTGACTGGCTGATTACTCCGATTGATCTCACCAGCCATCTCTTTCTCGGAGGTGGCACCGTGGGCAACGGCACCCCATTGGCCGACATGCCACTCTCACCATTCTCCGGATTTGGCAGTCCGATCACCTCTGGAACCCGAAGCGGAGACACAGGTCTGGACAGCGACTCGATCGAGGGCCTGATCCGGGCTGGCAGCACCTCAGCCTTTACGGGTTCTGATGTCCGCGCTCCCGGCATCCTGACCCTGACCGGGGTCTACAGTGGCGTCCAAGTCCAAATGATGATGCGCGGTCTCGATCAAAAAACAGGCGCCGACGTCATGCAAAAGCCGGCGACCATCGCCCGAAGTGGTGAGCGGTCAAAAATCGAAGTCATTCGCGAGTTCATTTACCCCACGGAATATGAACCACCTGAGCTACCCAACACTGTTGGTGGAGGCGACGCGGTTCTGGATCTCACCACCGGAACCATCGGAGTATCTAACCCGGCAACTCCAATCACACCGGCACACCCGACAGCTTTTGAAACACGCAACGTCGGGGTCACCTTGGAAGTAGAACCCACGGTTGGACCGAACAAAAAATTCATCGAGCTATCACTCCGCCCTGAGCTGGTTGAGTTCGAAGGTTTCGTCAACTATGGATCTCCGATCAGTGGATCAGCAGGATCGACAACCTTGATCGACATCAATAACATGGTTTCGAATAGTGGCGGCCAGTTTGGTGTCCTAACTGAAAACCGTATCTTGATGCCCGTGTTCAAGGCAACCCGCCTCAAGGACCAGAATGTCACCATCCAGGATGGGGCCACGGTGGTCCTGGGTGGCGTAATGACCAGCCGAAAAACCAAAATCGAAGACAAGGTTCCCTTATTGGGAGACATCCCCTTTGCCGGTCGCCTGTTCCGCTCTGATGCAGAGCAGTCATTCAATGAAGCGGTGATCATCACCGTCCAGGCTGAGTTAATTGACCCAAGCGGCCAGATCTGGAGAAATCGCTAAAGGCACGCGATACCCCCTCCCCTGAACGCAGCTCTACTGCAAAGTGTACAACCAGCGAAGGTTTCCATGGCACCCATCCCTGATAAATCCAACCAATCCAATCCAAGCAACGAGTCTGTCTCCGTTGACGAAATGATGGCCCGCCTAAAACGCGGCAACCGCAAAAAACGTCACTCCGAATCAAAGGAAAAACGGAAGTCCGAAGGAGAGCTCGTCACGCGTGAAGACGGAACCCAGGCCATCAAAGTCCGCCGCCGCAAACGCCGCAGCAAGCAACCCAAAAAACAAAGCCAGACGGACCCCCGCCTCAAATGGATTTTACTTGGTTGTTTTGGCATTGGTTTCGTCCTGTTAATCGTTGCCAGCATCTTCATCATCGTGAAGTACAACGGCAGGACGTTCAAAGCCGACACAGAATCCATGATCTGTTCGCTCTCAGGATCACAAAGCGCAGAGCTTACCCAACTCAGAGTCACACCGGTCTCAGCCAAGGCAAATAAGGTCGACATCCATTGGGATAAACACTCCTTCATCCAAAACGCCAGCTTCAACAACCTGCGTGCTGATATCAAAGCGACCAGTTTCTTTTCAAAAAACTGGATCGGCGAAGAAATCGTTGCCAGTACAGGGACGCTCCACCTGCAAGTCCCCCAGCCGTCAAGCGAACCCAACGAGGCAACCGCATCGCCCCCCTACGAGTTCGAAGCCTACCGATGTAACCAGCTCTCGCTAAGCTTTGGAGACCAGCGCAAGGCACCACAAATTGCCGACATCGAAGTCTCCCTGCGGGAACTCGCCAATGAGCAAAAACAAATTGTCTTCAGCAACGGCACACTGAAGATCCCCGACTGGCCCCAAATGCAATTGGCCTCTGGGGTCCTGACCCTCAAATCAAAAAGTGCCGATATCGAAGCCCGCTTGGTGTCCGAATCTTCTAATCAGGGGGAAATCACGCTCAAAGGCAGCCTACCAAACAATACCCGGACAGCGGCCAGTCTTGATGTCTCTGCCAAAAACTTCCCGATGGAAGAACTGCTGGGCAAAGAAATGGGGCGCCTGATTCAAGGCAATATTCAAAGCCGGTCAGGTAGTTTCTCTTACGACTACAACAAAGCACCTGAAGAAGCACTGAGCTTCAACCTACCGTTCAATGCAACCGAACTTTTCATGTCCGGGCTTCCCATGTTCAAGGATTTGAAAAAGCTAACCGGTGAAACCGCGTATGCCCGGGTCAATTTCTTCAACTCCACCGGAGTCTTGATGCGCACGGCCCAAGGCCTCACCCTCAGTGAGATTGACTTCGCCAATAGCAGCCTGCTCACCATGGAAGGGTCAATCCGGGTGAACCATGATGGCGCACTGAGTGGCACGCTGAAACTCGGCGTCCCCGAATCCTACTTTGAAGAGGAAGTCCCGGCTCCGTTTACCGGTCCCAACAGTGGATTTTACCACATTGATGTCAAACTGGCGGGAAACATCCGCACCCCGAGTGACAACCTGCACAGCCAGTTGAAACCATACCTTGGTGCATCCTCACGCAGTGAAACCAAAGCCTTGCTTGAAGCCCTCGTCCCCGAGCAACAAAAAAAGAAACCTGAAAACGGGGAAAAACAACCTGCCCCAGAGGGTGAGCCCTCTGAAAAGGATTTCGACAAGCTCTACCCGCGCTGATGTCAGTCAATGCACCAGGCGGCCCTAAGGTATCCGTAGTTGTCATTTACCATAAAGCTGCTTGATTATAGTTATGTTCCACGCCAACCAGAGTCGATTCATCAAAGCTCACACATTCCCCGAGCTGCGGATGGGACTCTGCATCATGCTGGGAGCCCTCCTGCTTCAGTCCTCGCCCCACAGCCGGGCGGACACGCCTTCTGCAGAGCCCAAAGCCACACCGGAAACATCGATCGCATTGCGGTATCTGGACAAACTGGCCAAGGGAACTCTGGATATTTCAAAAGACACCGCCCTTTCGCCATATTGTAGCATCAAACGGCGCAACGAGATTCGAGAACAGCTTGAATTCCTTCAAAACACCCACTTTCAAGACGGTGATGTGTTTTCCTATGAAGGCTCCCGTACTGAAGCCAATTTTGCAGCCATCCTGCTACGATCTGACAACGCCCGCAGCCCCCTTAACATCCGCATTCATGCCGTTGCTTTAGTCAAAAAAAACAATCAATGGCTGGCGTCACCACTCCCCAGCCGATTTACCAACACCGGCTACGGCTACGACCCGGCTGTCCAGAAATCGGTCCAGCAACTGGAAATGTGGATGGCCAAAGAAAAAACGAAGCGAGAATCCAGTGCCCGCCAAAACGCCCAAGCCAATTTGCTGGACTCCATCAAAGAAGAAGAGAATTCAGCCCGACTCGACCGGCTGGATAGCCATCAGGCCGTTGAAAATCTTCTGCGACAACTGAAAAATAAAAATCTACTTGGCGTCCTCGCCAGTCTGGGAGCGGGGTCAAATCAACTCCCCGAGCCTCTGGACACCACCACCGATCTCATTTCCCGCGGCCTCGACCATTCGGAGGACGCAAATGCGTGGACCCTCGTCACCCACCCGTCCGTGATTACCCACACCTTGAAAACGGATCAAAAAAACAAGGATGTCGTCGTAGGCTTCTGGAACCCTCTCGATTCGAAACACAGCCATATTCTCTATTTTCCCACGGAAAAACAAAAAGGAAAAACCTTCACCAAACTACCCAATTTGCTCAAATCAGCCCTTCTGCCAGAAGAAGAACGCTGGAGGGAACAGTGGAGAAACCAACAACGGGACCAGGAAGAGCTCGTTGGAAAACTACCCCAACTCATCTACAAACATCACCCGGCGAAAACCTTCTCTGGGGATCCCGAAGAAGTCAGCCAGTACTTCATCCAAGCCCTCGACAGCCTGAACTTCCTCAATTGCTTCCGTCTCATACCCCGCAATGGAGACTTCTTTGACAACCCACAAAAACAGGCCCAACACCTGAACCAACTGAGCCAGCTCTGGAAGTCACTTCACCGGGTGAGAGCCAACCCGCGCAGAGACCTCGACCTCATCCAATCCGAGTCGCTCGCGCTACTGCCGCTGCAATTCGCCAAACCCAACCGTTCAGGCGAATTTCATACAATCAAAGTCTGGCTGATCCGGGAATCCGGAAATTGGCACCTCATCCCTCACGAAACCCTCAACGAGTACGCTAACGATCAGCTCAAAGCCGAAAAAAAGAAACTTGAGACGCAACTCCGTGCACTGGAAAAAGAACAGCAGGAAAAACATTCGAAAACGCTGCTCGCCCGGGTAACCACCCTCTCGCCCCCACTACACAAAAAAAATATCAGTGCCGACGAAGCAAAAAAAACACTCACGCGCTTCAGATCCACGCTTCGGGCCAACGATACCACCGAAGCCCTTTCCCTCTGTGCCGTCCTCAAGGGAACCAGCAACGTCCAAACGTTGAAAACCTTCAACTACGCATTGCGCGGTGCTTCTGACCACAGTGCCAATGACCATGTTCTCGGGGTCAACTCCGCCGGTTCTTGGACCGCCGTCTCGATCCGCACCGAGTCGAAAACATCACACCATTACGACTACCCGCTGTATTTGGTTGTCGCCACGGAACAAGGACCAAAAATCCTGCTCGATATCGACCTCAGACACGCGACCAACAAAGGCCGCAAATTGCTCAACAACCGGAATTGGAAAAAACTTGAAGAAGCCGTTGGTGACGTATCTGACGTGCAAACGCTATTCAATGGCCACAGTGCTCTCGCTACTGAAGACATCAAAACCAACGAGCCCATCAAAGATTAAGCCCGAGTTTTCCCATCACCCTTACTCTATCCATGTCAGCCCAAGCCTCGGCCCTCGCTCTCGAACAATCCGTCTCCCAAATTATTCGCGGACAAGACCACACCATCCGCAACGTCCTCGCCTGCTTGATCGCCGGAGGACATGTCTTGCTGGAAGACAACCCGGGAACCGGGAAAACCACACTGGCCAAAGCCATTTCAAAATCCATCAGAGGAGCGGAATTCAACCGCATTCAATTCACTCCGGACTTGCTCCCTTCTGACATTCTCGGCGTTTCCATTCTCAACCAGCAGACGAGTGCGTTTCAATTTCACCCGGGGCCTGTCTTTACGGATATCTTACTCGCGGATGAAATCAACCGGGCATCGCCGA
Encoded here:
- a CDS encoding Amuc_1098 family type IV pilus outer membrane protein encodes the protein MEKLNIAHHKQWGRQLTSLGMACAMGLVVPTYTPIAKAQESLVQKELQRRVNNTRKAQELLHQGDTAYNSKDYAKAVQHYSQAFALLPIGSITQEIHAAAADRYATAATERSRALAKGGDYESAKQLLDQVLAPTVAPAHLGAIKLRKQIDDPIRYNHTLTPEHVQDVQKVGLSLREAEGYYNLGQYDRALAMYRNVLRIDPFNKAARRGMEKVEATKSDYYRAAYDHTRSVMLGEVDANWELPVPAEVIIPSALGLDADPAGRVGISLREKLAGITVEVIDLDNASIDEALDFVRVQSRLGDAPSITGEKTGINIVLNLGEDGSETAKMVRSSRVDLKARALPLSKVLDYITDQTHTQWRSDGAAILITPLGSTDEALVSRTFRVPPNFLTSASTKQEEDSTSIFDSEPSSSSGLTPKNVNIVEFLQKSGISFPDGASANYSASSNSLVVRNTPSNLDIVDQLVSNLTDEEPVQVIVRTTIMRISEKQLKALNFDWLITPIDLTSHLFLGGGTVGNGTPLADMPLSPFSGFGSPITSGTRSGDTGLDSDSIEGLIRAGSTSAFTGSDVRAPGILTLTGVYSGVQVQMMMRGLDQKTGADVMQKPATIARSGERSKIEVIREFIYPTEYEPPELPNTVGGGDAVLDLTTGTIGVSNPATPITPAHPTAFETRNVGVTLEVEPTVGPNKKFIELSLRPELVEFEGFVNYGSPISGSAGSTTLIDINNMVSNSGGQFGVLTENRILMPVFKATRLKDQNVTIQDGATVVLGGVMTSRKTKIEDKVPLLGDIPFAGRLFRSDAEQSFNEAVIITVQAELIDPSGQIWRNR